A stretch of DNA from Mycobacterium senriense:
GTGCGCGACCGTGTAGGAGTACAGGGTCCCCATGCCGGAGATTTCGCGCCATTCTAGGTCGTCGGCCAGGGTGCGCGGCGCTCGCACCCGCGGGTAGAACACGTAGGACTGCAGCGACGGCGAATACTGGATGACGATGCGATGCTGCGCCAGCGAATCCCAAAATGGCGCGCTGGTAGGAGTTTTGACGGGCATCGGTCGTTCGAACTTCATCGGTCAGTCCCCTTGCAGAATCAGGGTGGTCTGCTCGGACAGGATGCCGCCGTTGCCGGACACGAAGGCACGGTTGCAGTCGGTAATCTGCGCGGCGCCCGCGCGGCCCATGATCTGGCGGGTGGCGTCGCAGACGTGGTGCATTCCGCCGGCCAAACCCGCTTGGCCGAAGCCCAATTGGCCGCCGGCCGTGTTCAGCGGGAAGTCGCCGCGGAAGGTCAGGTCATGGTTCGCGACGAATTCCATGCCCGTGCCCTTCTCGCAGAAACCGGCGTCCTCCAGCGAGAGCAGCACCGTGATGGTGTAGCAGTCATAGATCGAGACCATGTCCATCTGGTCACGAGTCAGATCGGTCATCGCGAACGCGGTGTCGGCCGCGGCGGCGATGGGGGTGTTGAGCAGATCCTCGGCATACGTCGGGGTCTTGAACGGCACGTGCTCGCCGAATCCCTTGATCCACACCGGACGATTGCGCGACCGCTTGGCGACGTCCGCGCTGGCGACGACGATCGCCGCGCCGCCGACGCAGGGCATGACGATCTCCAGCATGTGCAGCGGGTCGGCGATCACCGGGCTGGCCAGAACGTCGTCGATGGTGAGCGGCTTGTCTTTCCAGATCGCGCCGTCGGTGTGATTGGCGTTGACCCGGGTGTCGACGACGAGCTTGGCCATGGCCCGCTCGTCGTAGCCATAGACCGCCGCGTAGCGCTGGGCCACCTGGCCGTAGGGGCCGTTCTGGCCGAGGTTGCCGTAGGGAATTTCGAATTCGGCTTGCGGCGAGCCGTATTGGTTGCTCGACGAACCGAAGTACAACGCGTCGCCCAGCGATCTGGGCTTCTTCGGCGACATCGGGGTGATGTAGCGGGCGGGCAGCGCGCACAGCACCGCGTCGCAGATGCCGAGTTCGACGGCGGCGGCGGCCCGCCACACCATGGCGGCGGCGCTGGCCCCGCCGAGGTCGACGTGCTCGGCGAATCGTGCTCCCACGCCCAGGTATTCGGCGATCGTGGAGGGGACGAAGATCTCCGACTCGGCCAGGTGTGACGCGACGATCCCGTTGACGACCTCGAAGGGCAGACCCGCATCGTCCAGCGCGGCGGCGCCGAGTTCCGCCCATTGTTCGATGGCGAACGGCGCGGGCGACGCCTTGGTCATGCGTTCCGGCGGCAGTTCGACGTATCCGACGATCGCGGCCTCTCCGCGTAAACCCATGCTGTGTCCTTATTTCCGGGGCAGGCCGAGAATCATCTGCGCGATGATGTTGAGCTGGATCTCCCTCGTCCCCCCGCCGATCAGCTCGGCCGGTAGATGCAGATAGGGTTCCACGACCCCTGCGTCGGGATCGTCGACCATCGCGACCCGCCCGGTCAACTGCAGTGTGGCCTGGAAGGTCCGGCGCAGCAACACATTCATCGCGACCTTCGCGATGCTGGACGCCGGACCCGACGCCTGCCCGTCGAGCAGCCGGATGGTCTCCCGCACCCCGAGCGCCTTGATCGCGTTGGTGTAGGCGTCCAGCTCGCCGAGCTCACGCACGGCGTCGTCACGGTCGGGCCCGGGTCGAGCTGCGAGCCGGCGCAACGCGATAGCCCGGTCGAACTTGACGTATCCGCTGATGGCTGAACGCTCTTCGGCCATCGTCGCGATCGCGAGGTTCCATCCGTCGGTCGGGCCGCCCAGCAGCATCTCGTCGGGAACGAAGACGTCGTTGAGGAACACCTCATTGAAGTGCGCCTGCCCGGTCGCCGTCTTGATCGGCTGGATTTCGATGCCAGGCGATCGCATGTCGAGGATGAAGTACCCGATGCCGCGGTGCTTGCCGGCTTCGGGGTCGGTGCGGGCCAGCAGTGCACCCAGGTCGGCATACTGCGCCAACGACGTCCAGATTTTGTGGCCGTTGACCCGCCAACCGCCGTCGACCTTGGTCGCCCGGGTGGCCAGCGACGCGAGGTCGGAGCCGGCGCCCGGCTCGCTGAACAGCTGGCACCAATGAATCTCGCCGCGTTGGGTCGGCGGAATCAATTTCTCCTGCAGGTCTTTTGGTGCGGCGGCCATCACCGAGGGCAGGATCCACTCGGCGATGTTCAGCGACGGCCGAACCAGCCCGGGCCGCTTGGCGAACTCCTCGTCGATGATGAGCTGTTTCAATGGATCCGCCCCGACGCCCCAGGGTGCCGGCCAGTGCGGCGCCATCAGACCGGCGTCGGCGATCAACGTGCGTTGCGGCCCGGAGGCCTGGTCCGCGTAGTCGCCGTGCGGTGCGGGTTTGTCGTTGCGCAATTGCATTGCCGCATCCAGGGTCTCGGCGACCCAGGAACGGAATTCCGATTCCGCGTCGCCGAGATTGACCGACATGTCGCGCGTCTGCGTGCACGCGAGCTCGCCCAGCCGCCGCGCCCAGCGATTCGCCGGACCTATCGATCCCGCCAGGCTGATGGCCCGCCGCCAGTACAGGTGTACGTCATGTTCCCAGGTGAAACCGATCGCCCCGAGCATCGTCAGGGCGTCGAGCACCAGATCAGGGATCGGCGAGACCGCGATCGTCGCCGCCCCGGCGGCCGCGAGGCGGTGCTGGTCGAGCGATTCGTCGACGGCGCGGACCGCGTCCCAGGCCGCCGCGGTGGCCAGTTCGCTGTTGACCAACAGCATGGCGGCGTTGTGTTGCAATGCCTGAAAGGTTCCGATCACCTTGCCGAATTGTTCTCGGATGCGTAGATGCGCGGTGACTGCCTCGACGCACCACTGCGCGACGCCGGCCAGCGTGCTGGCCACCAGACCCACGGCGACGCACCCCGCGCGGTCGGGGTCGATGCCGCGCAGGACCTCCGACTCGGTCGCGCGGTAGTCGTCGAGTCGTAGGATCCCGGCATCGGCGACGAGGTCGGTGCCGGTTATGGGTTCGACTGTGGCCGCGGGGTTTTCGGGTTTCACCAGCAGCCAGACGACGTCGCCGTCTTCGCTGTGGGCGCCGAGCAGGATCGTGCGCGCCGCACACACTCCCTGCGTGACCTGCGAGGCGCCGGTGACCAGCCACCGCCCGCCGTCGAAGCGCGCAGAAAGGTTGTCGTCGGGAAGCACGGTCGCCGCGGTGGCGCCGGACGCCAGGTCACGCAGGAATGATTCTGCGGGCAGCGTCGGTTCAGCGAGGAGTGCGACGGCTCCGGCGGTCACTGTCGGCAGCAGCGGTCCGGGCAGCAGCGACTTGCCCGCCGATTCCAGCACGCAGGCGGCGTCGATCGGCCCTCCGCCCTGGCCACCGAGGTCCTCGGGCAGATGTACGGCGTGGAAACCGTTGGCGACCAGCGCATCCCACCACGCGGGTACGCGTCCGGCCGCGAGGTCGTCGAAGCTCTCACGCGTCGTGGCAATGGGAGCATTGCGGGCGGCGAACTGCGCTACGGCGTCGCTGAGCTCCTGCTGCTCCGGACTCAGTCCCAGGGTCACGAGGACGGCCGAGAGATAACTGGCGTGGGCCGCACGGACTGCTATCCTTTCGCCTCTGATGGCGGCGACCCGCTGCGCCCGGCCGTTGCCGCGCTTGCGATCGCCGCGTACAAGACGGACCGTCTCGTCTTGTGGAAGACTACCGGCGCGAGTCAGGATATGTAAAGCGCGCCCGATCCCCGGCGAGCGGCTTCCGATCTGAGTTCGCAGAAGCGAGGACCACCAGATGCCAACCGATCCGAGCGGGGTGAACGCGCCGGCGGGCTCGCCGAGGAGACGCAGCGAGAGGTCCCGCACGGCGATCGTCACCGCGACGCGCGAACTGCTGCTCGAGCGCGGGTTCGACGGGCTGACCATCGAGGCCGTCGCCGCGCGCGCCGGCGTGGGCAAGCAGACCATCTATCGCTGGTGGCCCACCCGCCCCGCGCTGGTAGCCGACGTCATGCTCGAAGACGCCGACAAGCTGCTCTCGTCGGTCAACCACGGCGACAACCTCAGCACCGACCTGGTCGGCTGGGTGGGCAAGCTGTTCGCCAGGCTGACAACGCCGCGGGGTTCGGCCATGCTGCGAATCCTGACCGTCGCCTGCATGGAACACGAGGACACCGCCGTCAAGCTGCGCGCCGGTTTCAGTGCGCCCCTGCATGACAGGGTGCGGGCCCGGCTGCTGGCCGACGGCATCGACGAGGCCACCGCCGAGTCGGCTGCGGACGCGATCGTCGGCGGGGTGGTGTACCCGATCCTGTCGGGCGCACAGGCCTACTCGCGTCGGCGGGCCGAACGGACCACCCGGCTCATCGTGGCAGCGCTCACCGGAAGCTGAGCGGTTCAGCCGATCGAAGGGCTGCGTTGACGTCGGTCGCGTCGAACGCCGCTGCGGCGCTTGGTGTCTGCGAGCGGTAGGCTCGCCGAGAGGCGACGGGAGCGGCGATGGACGATTGCCTGAAGCTCACCACCTATTTGGCCGAGCGTAGGCGGACCGGGGACAGCTTCGTCTCCGATGTCCTGCTCGGCTTGTACGCACAGCACCGCATCGCGTGTGGCGTCCTGCTGCGCGGCATCGGCGGGTTCGGCACCGGTCATTATCTGCGTACCGACGAGTCCCTGACGTTGTCCGAGGACCCGCCGGTGGCGATCATCGCGGTCGACACGCGAGCGAAGATCGAGGCCCTGCTCGACCCGGTGCTGTCCGTCAAGCAGCGTGGTCTGGTCACCCTGGAGCGCGCCCGGCTGCTCCACGAGCACATCGGGACGCCACAGCTGCCCGAAGATCTGCGCGACGCCGTCAAGCTGACGATCTACGTCGGCCGCAAGCAACGCGTCAACGGCTCACCCGCCTACATCGCGCTCTGCGATCTGATGCACCGGCGTGGCCTCGCCGGCGCCACGGTGCTGCTCGGGGTGGACGGCGTCGCACACGGAGAACGCCAGCGCGCCAACTTCTTTGGGCGCAATGCCGACGTCCCGATGGTGATCGTCGTCGTCGGATCCGGTGAGCGGATCAGTCGCGTGCTCCCGGAACTCGGCGAGCTGGTGCGCAGGCCCCTGTTCACCCTCGAGCGGGTTCGGGTGTGCAAGCGCGACGGCCAGTTCTTGGAGCGGCCGCACGCCCTGCCCGGCGTCGACGAGCGCGGCTTGCCGCTGTTCCAGCAGCTGACGATCTACACCTCCGAGTCGGCCCACCACGGCGGTGTGCCGATCCACCGCGCAATCGCCCAGCGGCTGCGCCAGGCCAAGTCCGCGGACGGCGCGACCGTGCTGCGCGGCGTCTGGGGTTTTCACGGCGACCACCCGCCCCACGGTGACGGCTTGTTCTCGCTGACCCGTCGGGTGCCCGTCGTCACCATCGTGATCGACACCCCGGCCAACATCGCCCAATCCTTCGCCATCATCGACGAATTGACCCAAGACGAGGGCCTGGTGACCAGCGAGATGGTGCCCGCTCTGGTGTCCGACGAAGGCGACGGCGACACCGGGCCACCGCGCATGGCCCAGCACCGCTACTAGCTCAGCCGGCGACGGAGGCGTCGTAGATCGACTGGATCGCCTTGTCCAGGGTGGCGTTGAACTGCTCGTCGGACTGGTCGGCGGTCAGCCCCTCGGTCAGCGCCCGGCTGAAGCTGGCGATCAACCCGGTGTTCTTGGCCAGCAGGTCGTTGGCCTCCTCGCGGGAGTAGCCGCCGGAAAGAGCGACCACCCGCATCACCTTCGGGTGCTCGATCAGGGGGCGGTAGAAGTTGACCTCGGAGGGCAGGCTCAGCTTGAGCATGACGCGCTCGCCCTCGGGGACGGCGTCGAGCTGCTTGGTGATCTCGTCGCGCAGGATGCCCTCGGCCTCGGCCTTGTCCGAAATCGAGATGGTGACCTCGGGCTCGATGATGGGCACCAGACCGTGCGAGAGGACCTGGTGACCCAGCTCGAACTGCTGCGCGACGACGGCGGCGATGCCCTTGGGGTTGGCGCCGCCGATCACCGATCGCTCCTTGGTGCCGAAGACACCCAGATTTGCGGCGCGGTCCAGCAGCTCGTCGAGGCCGGGGATGGGCTTCATCAGCTGGACGTCGTCGGACGTGTCGGCCAGGCCCTTGTCGATCTTGAGGAAGGGCACCACACCCTTGGTCTCCCACAGGTAGGTGGTCGACGGCTTGCCCGCGATCTCGCGGTCCATGGTCTGCTCGAACAGGATCGCCGCCAGCACGCGGTCACCGGTGAAGGCCGGGGACGTGATGATCCGCGAGCGCATCTGGTGAATTAGGTCGAACATCTCCTTCTCGGAGGAGTACGCGTTGTCCTCGATGCCGTACAGGCGCAGCGCCTTGGGCGTCGAACCGCCGCTCTGGTCGAGGGCCGCGATGAATCCCTTGCCCGACGTCATCCGTTCCGCTTGCTGCTGGTTCGACATTGAACTCTCCCGGTTTCTCATGGCCCTCACGGACACCGCACGCCCGGCCCCCTGCCCGCGCGCTCAAGTCTGAATCGTGCCGATCATATTCGGCCACTTCGAGCCCGAGCAGGCAGGTCGTCGGACTGCGATTTGGGTCTCAGCCCCGGTCTGGCTGGCCGGCGCCGGCCTTGGTGCGCCATAGCGCCATGCGGTCCAGCAGCCGGTCACGCAAGACGAGCGTGTGAAAGAGTACCGCCGTCACATGGGCGGTAAACGCGAGGAAGAGCAGGAGCGCGAAGACGTTGTGGCACTCCCGGAGTACCCCGTACATGTCGAGGTCGTGTGGCGCGATGCCCGGCAGGTGAAGCGACCCCGTCAGAACGATCGGGAACCGGGCCGCCGACAGCATGGCCCACCCGATCAGCGGCTGCACCAGCAGCAGGCCGTACAGCAGGTATTCCGACCATGTCGCGATGCGGCGTTCGGCTTTGCTCATGGTGGCCAGGAAGGCCGGCGGCCGGTGGGTGAGCCGGTTCGCCAACCGGATGACAGCGAATACCAAGATCAAAAGCCCCAGTGGCCGATGGATCGCCAGCAGCAGCGGGTAGTAGCTGAGCGCGGCGACCATGGTCACGCCGATCAGCAGCTGCGCAATGACCATCGGCGCCATCAGCCAGTGCAGAACGCGCGACGGCAGGGTGAACCGCGCCGCGACGGGACCCGGCGTCACTGCAGGACCGCTTGGACGTCGACAGCGCTGGCCGTTTTGGGCTCCTCGGCGCGACGGGTGAATGAACGGGCGTACACCGCCGACCTCGCCGCGAGCAGCGGGTCGTCGGAGGCCGCGATGCCGTCGGGCAGCACCAGGGGATCGAAGTTGACGTCGCGCGCGTTGCCAGGCTCCTCCGTCTGGACCGCGGAGATGGTGATGGTGCCGGCGTCGATCGTCCGCCGCCCCGCCGGCCAGGGTTTGGTGGCGTCGTGGGTCGGATCGCCCGGCTCACCGACGGTAAGCACCAGCCGCCAGCTCAGCGGCGTGTGTGCCAGCGTGCGGATGAGGCCGTCGAACAGGTAGTCCTTGGCCGGCGGGGCCGTGACCTCGGTGCCTTGCTGGGGAATCGCCGACCAGCGCACCGGCACCGTCGCGCCGGCGTCGTTGGTGAACTGGAAGGCGTTCAGGCCGTGAAACGCGCTGTCGGCGAATCCCCCGCTCGGCGGGGCCTGCTTGATGATGCGCATCGCCGCGGCGGTCTCGGGATGGCGTTGCAGGAACGCGGCCATCTGCTGTGGGTCGGGTTTGCCCGTGGCGGGTAGCGGCTTCGATGCGAGTAATCGGTCGTAGAACCCTTGGGGCGTGCTGTCGGGGAAGACCGGGATGTTGATCATCGCGGTGCGCCACTGCCGGCCGTCGGGTCCGTCGAACAGCAGGCCCAGCCCGCGCACGGTGTCGAGTTTGTCGGGCTGGTCGGGCAGCCCACCGGACAGCGAGAACCGGCCGATCAGCGGAACACTGCCGCGCCGGAAGACCGCGGCCCGGCAGATCGCCGCCGCCGCCCCGGTGCTGACGAACGTTCCGGTGGCGCTCAGGCCCTTGGCGTGATTGCGCCGGAAACCATCGTGACGGCCGTAGACGTGCTCGAAGCGGTCGGTGAACCGGGGCGGAGTCAGCGCGCCGGGCCGCAACCAGCCCCCGGCATAAGCGAAGCCACCGACGTCGACCGCGGCGAATCCGGCGACCGCGCCCATGCCCAGCAGTGCGCTGCGCCGGTTCAGCGCGCCGGATTGCGAGGGCGGTGGCGCGGGCTCCGGGGGGTCGTCAAACCGCTCTCCACCGTCTTGTTCGCCACCGCGATCACCGGGTCCCACGGCCCACCGTCCTTCCCGTTTGTGCAGGCCACGCCGTGCGGGCTGAGAACGAAACCGATGGAAGCAATTCACGCACGGGCCGATGCACCGTGCAACTTCTGCGCCGGCCGTCACGCACATCCGGACTACGTCGTGGTGCCCGAAATCGTTCAGCGTTTTGAGCGTGTTACGCCGCGTGTCCTACCATTGGCTAAACACTTGTAGCTGTATCTGCATTCAGTAGTGCAGATCGACGGGGTGCGTCTCCTCCGTAGGCATGCGTGTTCCCGAGGGGTTGAATCAACAGCCTCCGGTATGGCAGTTGCTGTTTTTGAGAGCTAGCGGTGTCCCACACGGGACCGAATGTGAGTGAAAGACCATGGGCGAACAATCCGGCGACATCGTCGATCCAACCGCTTTTGAAGTGGGCAAACACCAGGTAGATCAGGCGGTCGTGCTGACCGTCTCCGGCGAAGTCGACATGCTCAGCTCACCGCTGCTGGCCGATGCCATTCAAACCGCGCTGGCCACCAAGCCCGCGGCGCTGATCGTTGATCTGTCCAAGGTCGGTTTCCTGGCCTCGGCCGGGATGACCGTCCTGGTCACCACGCAGTCGGAGATTGAGCCGCCGACGCAGTTCGCCGTGGTTGCCAACGGGTCGGCCACTAGCCGGCCGATCAAACTCATGGGAATCGACAGCGTGCTCTCGCTCTACAGCAGCCTCGACGGTGCGCTGAGCGGTCTCGCTGGTGAGTGAGCCTCGACCGGATGAGGACGCAACTGGGGACGATGGGGCGCTCTGATCAGCCGCGGAACGTGCCGAACATCGATGACCGATCCCGCTTCGTGCGGACGCGAGTGGCCGCCGACGCGCGCAGCGCTGCGCGGACCCGTGCCGAATTCGGGATGTGGCTCGGACGGTATTTCTCGCTTGACGACGACCGCTTCAACGACCTGCTGCTGGCGGTGAACGAGGCGATCGCCAATGCCGCGGAATTCGCCTACGTCGACGCCGCGGAGCGCGGGACGGTCGACGTGCGAGCGGCCTACGACGGCGACTCGGACACCCTGGCGGTGATCGTCGACGACCGCGGCCGGTGGCGGCAGAAGAAGCCGGTCCAGTACCGGCAGCAGATGCGCGGCCGCGGCATCCCGCTGATGGAGGCGCTCGCCGACGACGTTGCCATCGACCGCACGGCGCAGGGCACCCGCGTCACGTTGACCTGGAGCCACATCACGCGGCCCAGCTTCAAGGCCTGATCACCCGGCCGCGCCCGCTCCTCGCTACCTAACGCCTTGTGCTGCAATAGGTTTCAACAGCAGAAACCGCGCTGGATTCTGCTCGCGTCAGATAACAAAGCAGCACAAGGCATCCCGTAACATCGCCGCCATGGAACCGAGCCGGCGATGGGGCGACGACCGCGCGATCCTCGACGACGAGGAGGCCCGCAGCCGAATCCTGGACGCCGCGGGCCGCTGCATCGTCCGGCGCGGCAACACCCAGTTCCGGATGGGCGAGGTGGCCGATGAGGCGGGGGTGTCACGGTCGACGGTGTACCGGTATTTCCCTGGCCGCGACGATGTCCTGCTGGGCCTGATGCTGGCGCGTGTGGACGACGCGATCTCGGAGTTGGTGCGGACGCTGCCCGCCCCCGACGACCCCGTTCGATCGGTGCCCGAGTTGGTGCTGGCCCGGGTGGAATCGGTGAATGGCAACGCGCTGAACGAAGCGTTGTTCGCCGCCGAGAGCACCGCGGTGGCCTCGGCGCTGGAGAAGGGTTCGGAACCCATCGTGGAGTTGCTGATGCGGCATTACGGTCCGCTGCTGACCCGGTGGAAAGCGGCGGGGTTGCTCTACCCCGACGTCGATTTCCGGTCGATCGTCCAGTGGTTGCACACCACGACCCTGTTTTTACTGGCTCCGTCGTGGCGATATCGCACCGCCGCGGACAAACGAGAATTCGTCGAGCAGTTCGTGGTGCGGGCTCTGGTGCCACAGATCAGACAATGATCGGATATTGTCTGATGTCCAGGCGTTCAATTGGTTTTGCCCTGCGCCCCGGTGTTAAAGCACAGCACCACGGCCGGCTGGCAAATCAGGATGGATCGACATGAAAACTCCTGTGGGACAGGCGCTTTCTATCCTCGGCCTGGCCGCGCACCTGGGCCGTGGCGCGCGTCGGGTGGCCACCGACGCGTTGGTGGGCGGCCGGTTCGGCCTACCGCGGACGGTCGACGACATCGACCCGGCGGTCCTGTCCCGGGTCATGGGAACGACCGTTCGGTCGATCCGCGTGCTGAGCAGGGACGCGGGCACGTCCTCGCGGGGCCGGCTGGTCCTGACCGGCAAGAACGTCCCCGAATCGGTGTTCGTCAAGGTCGCGGCACAGACCGCGGCTACCCGGCTGGTCGGCGAGCTGGGGCGCCTCGGACAGACCGAGGTGCGGTTCTATCGTGAGCTCGCGCCGCAGGTCATCGGCGTCCCCTATTGCTACGGCACGGCGTTCGACGCTTCGACCGGCCGCTACCTGCTGGTCCTGGAGGACCTGCCGGCCGAGTCGTGCGAGTTCCCGGACACCCTGCACCCGCTGTCGGCCGACCAGGCCAGCCTGATCATCGAGCTGCTGGCCGAGCTGCACGCCACCTTCTGGGACCGGCTGCCGCGCAACGGACGCGGCCCGATGGGCTGGCTGTACACCGCGTCCGGCGACGTCACGTCGCTGTTGACCGGTTCGCTGATGCACACCTCGATCAAGCGGCTCGCCGAACACACGACGATCCCGGTGGACAACGGCAGGTTCATCGCCGACAACTACCGCGCCGTCGCCGCGCTCATCGACACTCCCCCGCACACCGTCATGCACGGTGACGCTCACCCGGGGAACATGTACTTCCACGGCGGAAAGGCCGGGCTGCTGGACTGGCAGGCGGTGCGCAGGGGACACCCCTCCCGCGAACTGGCCTACACGCTGATCACCAGCCTGACGCCCGAAGACCGGCGGGCCAACCAGCGCGAGCTCCTCGACGACTACCGGCGGGCGCTGGTGGCGTCAGGCGGCCCCGACCTGGACCGCGACGACCTCTGGCTGCGGTTCCGCCAGGCGGCGCTGTACGCCTACGTCGCGCCGCTGATCACCACCGGCATGGGCGGGATGCAGGCCGAAGACATCGCGATGGAAGGCCTGCGCCGAGGCGTCGCGGCACTCGACGATCTGGAAACCGTCGCCGTCCTGAAGAGCTCCCTGTAGGCCCGGCCCAATTCGGCTGAGGCTATTGCCTTCGCCGCGCCAAGAGTTACGCTACCTACCGTAGCGAAATGCTGCGCGCCTTACGGCTCAGCCCTCCAGAGACAGCCCGCGGCGGCGAAGAGGAGCCTCATGTTCGACCTCAAGATCATCGGTGGAACCGTCGTCGACGGCACGGGCGCGCAACGCTACCCGGCCGACATCGGCATCAAGTACGGCAAGATCGTCGACGTCGTGCGCCGCGCCGCCGACGGCCCCGCGATGAGCGGGGAGGCGGCCGAAACCATTGATGCCACAGGGCATGTGGTGGCACCCGGCTTCGTCGACATCCACACCCACTACGACGGCCAGGTCAGCTGGGACAGCCTGCTGGAGCCATCCAGCGGCCACGGCGTGACCACGATCGTGACCGGCAACTGCGGCGTCGGGTTCGCCCCCGTGCGGCCCGGCAGCGAGCAGTGGCTGATCGAGCTGATGGAGGGCGTCGAGGACATCCCCGGCACCGCGCTGACCGAAGGCATCACCTGGGGCTGGGAGACCTACCCCGAGTACCTCGACGCGGTCGGCAAGCAGAAGTTCTCCGTCGACGTGGGCAGCCAAGTCGCGCACGGCGCCGTCCGCGCCTACGCGATGGGCGAGCGGGGAGCACGCAACGAACCGGCCACCCCCGAGGACATCGAGGCGATGGGCCGGCTGGTTCGCGAGGCGATCGAGGCCGGGGCGCTCGGGTTCTCCACGTCGCGCACGATGGGCCACCGCGCGATGGACGGCGAACCGGTCCCCGGCACCTTCGCGGCCGAGGAGGAGCTGTTCGGCCTCGGGCGCGCCATGGCGGCCGGCGGTCAGGCGGTGTTCGAGCTCGCCCCGCAAGGGGCGGCCGGCGAGGACATCATCGGACCCAAAAAGGAACTGGACTGGATGCGGCGACTCAGCGCCGAGATCGACCGGCCGGTGTCCTTCGCGCTGATCCAGGTGGACGCGGATCCGAAACTGTGGCGCGAGATGCTGGACCTGTCGGCGGACGCGCACGCGGCGGGCGCCCGC
This window harbors:
- a CDS encoding TetR/AcrR family transcriptional regulator; its protein translation is MEPSRRWGDDRAILDDEEARSRILDAAGRCIVRRGNTQFRMGEVADEAGVSRSTVYRYFPGRDDVLLGLMLARVDDAISELVRTLPAPDDPVRSVPELVLARVESVNGNALNEALFAAESTAVASALEKGSEPIVELLMRHYGPLLTRWKAAGLLYPDVDFRSIVQWLHTTTLFLLAPSWRYRTAADKREFVEQFVVRALVPQIRQ
- a CDS encoding N-acyl-D-amino-acid deacylase family protein encodes the protein MFDLKIIGGTVVDGTGAQRYPADIGIKYGKIVDVVRRAADGPAMSGEAAETIDATGHVVAPGFVDIHTHYDGQVSWDSLLEPSSGHGVTTIVTGNCGVGFAPVRPGSEQWLIELMEGVEDIPGTALTEGITWGWETYPEYLDAVGKQKFSVDVGSQVAHGAVRAYAMGERGARNEPATPEDIEAMGRLVREAIEAGALGFSTSRTMGHRAMDGEPVPGTFAAEEELFGLGRAMAAGGQAVFELAPQGAAGEDIIGPKKELDWMRRLSAEIDRPVSFALIQVDADPKLWREMLDLSADAHAAGARLHPQIAARPFGMMIGFQGHHGFSHRPTYRRLKAECGRDELAQRLADPAVKAAILSEDDLPADPTLLFDGMFALVQHSLGRLFVLGNPPDYEPTPDRTVAAIAKARGEDPLSTLYDLMLESNATSMLMLPLFNYADGNHDAIREMMLHPAGVLGLSDGGAHCGMICDASYPTFLLTHWARDRHRGEKLSLEYVIRKQSRDTAHLFGLTDRGTIEPGKKADLNVIDMDALTLHPAAMAFDLPAGGNRILQGASGYAATIVSGTVTRRKDVDTGARPGRLVRGAR
- a CDS encoding ATP-binding protein — protein: MPNIDDRSRFVRTRVAADARSAARTRAEFGMWLGRYFSLDDDRFNDLLLAVNEAIANAAEFAYVDAAERGTVDVRAAYDGDSDTLAVIVDDRGRWRQKKPVQYRQQMRGRGIPLMEALADDVAIDRTAQGTRVTLTWSHITRPSFKA
- a CDS encoding phosphotransferase, translated to MKTPVGQALSILGLAAHLGRGARRVATDALVGGRFGLPRTVDDIDPAVLSRVMGTTVRSIRVLSRDAGTSSRGRLVLTGKNVPESVFVKVAAQTAATRLVGELGRLGQTEVRFYRELAPQVIGVPYCYGTAFDASTGRYLLVLEDLPAESCEFPDTLHPLSADQASLIIELLAELHATFWDRLPRNGRGPMGWLYTASGDVTSLLTGSLMHTSIKRLAEHTTIPVDNGRFIADNYRAVAALIDTPPHTVMHGDAHPGNMYFHGGKAGLLDWQAVRRGHPSRELAYTLITSLTPEDRRANQRELLDDYRRALVASGGPDLDRDDLWLRFRQAALYAYVAPLITTGMGGMQAEDIAMEGLRRGVAALDDLETVAVLKSSL